A window of the Tiliqua scincoides isolate rTilSci1 chromosome 5, rTilSci1.hap2, whole genome shotgun sequence genome harbors these coding sequences:
- the CCR9 gene encoding C-C chemokine receptor type 9 produces MAGVILTSCGKKFHRFITYWESITFSSLPNEGLSQKILIVMAVPNIWDPTDDPPSENLFNQSNLFCEKSHVKLFAKTFLTTFFWLVFFVGTVGNALVILVYWRYRGKKNLTDRYLIHLTIADLLFLFTLPFWATAAWDGWNFKTVMCKIVNSMYKINFYSCMLFLMCISFDRYIVVVQPRGAHHLRRNRLMHHKLICFVAWLVAIALCIPEIMYSRTVHASNTTACQMMYPPHVNRAIKVADLSLKIVIGFLLPLLVMVVCYIRVARTLFQARRTPKHKSLRMITLIILAFLLSQFPYNSILLVKTTFLYFPTTKNCETSDSIEIGFQLAQSIAFLHSCLNPFLYFFAGERFRQAFFQMLKCTAHCQVNSPEQCNSVYDCQEEESGWSSALFGRSKMRQSFSLSSP; encoded by the exons atggcagGTGTCATcctcacatcttgtggcaagaagttccacagattcattacatactgg GAGAGCATCACCTTTTCCTCACTACCGAATGAAGGTTTAAGTCAAAAGATCTTGATTGTCATG GCTGTTCCAAATATCTGGGATCCAACAGATGATCCACCTTCAGAAAATCTCTTTAATCAATCAAACCTCTTCTGTGAAAAGAGTCACGTCAAGCTATTTGCTAAAACGTTCCTGACAACATTTTTCTGGCTTGTGTTCTTTGTAGGAACAGTAGGAAATGCCTTAGTCATTCTGGTTTACTGGAGGTATAGGGGCAAGAAGAACCTGACAGACAGATACTTAATTCATTTAACTATTGCTGATCTGCTCTTCCTCTTCACTCTTCCTTTCTGGGCCACAGCAGCTTGGGACGGTTGGAATTTTAAGACCGTAATGTGTAAAATTGTCAACAGCATGTACAAGATCAATTTCTATAGCTGTATGCTGTTTCTAATGTGTATCAGTTTTGACAGGTACATTGTGGTCGTCCAGCCAAGGGGAGCACATCATTTAAGACGAAATAGGCTTATGCACCATAAATTAATTTGTTTTGTGGCCTGGCTTGTTGCCATTGCCCTGTGCATTCCAGAAATCATGTACAGCCGAACTGTTCATGCTAGCAATACTACTGCTTGCCAAATGATGTATCCACCCCATGTTAACAGAGCCATCAAAGTTGCTGACTTGTCTTTGAAAATTGTGATAGGatttctccttccacttcttgtCATGGTTGTTTGTTACATCCGGGTAGCCCGTACTCTTTTCCAAGCCAGAAGAACCCCGAAGCACAAGTCACTGAGGATGATCACCCTTATAATTTTAGCCTTTCTTCTCTCACAATTCCCCTACAATAGCATTTTGCTGGTGAAAACCACATTTCTGTATTTTCCAACCACAAAGAACTGCGAAACATCAGATAGCATTGAGATTGGATTCCAGCTAGCACAAAGCATTGCTTTTCTTCACAGCTGTCTGAACCCTTTCCTCTACTTCTTTGCTGGGGAAAGATTCCGCCAAGCTTTCTTTCAGATGTTGAAATGCACAGCCCATTGTCAAGTTAATAGCCCTGAACAATGCAATTCCGTCTATGACTGCCAAGAAGAGGAGTCAGGATGGTCTAGTGCTTTGTTTGGACGATCAAAAATGAGACAGTCTTTCAGTCTGAGCTCTCCTTAG
- the LZTFL1 gene encoding leucine zipper transcription factor-like protein 1, with protein MAELGLNDHHQNEVVSYMRFARSKRGLRLKTVDSCFQDLKDSRLVEETFTVDEVTDMLDGLQTVVHSEVESELINTACTNVLLLRQIFSQAEKWYLKLQTDISELENRDLLEQVAEFEKAEFATSNKKPNPELIKPKLTPLHDGASELLNKEIARLQEENEKLKSRLKTVEVQATGALDEKSKLEKALRDLQIVQGDQKFDKIQDISELENTVASLKCQFEKTLHDTTASQKTLEENLVSTKHDLLRVQDQLAMAEKELEKKFQQTAAYRNMKEILTKKNEQIKELRKKLSKYEPDD; from the exons ATG GCAGAGCTGGGTCTGAACGATCATCACCAGAATGAAGTGGTCAGCTACATGCGATTTGCACGCTCCAAGCGTGGGCTACGTCTGAAGACAGTAGATTCTTGTTTTCAAGACCTTAAGGACAgcag GCTGGTGGAAGAGACATTCACAGTAGATGAAGTGACAGATATGTTGGATGGCTTACAGACTGTTGTACACAGCGAAGTGGAATCGGAACTTATTAACACAGCATGCACCAACGTATTACTTTTACGTCAGATCTTTTCTCAGGCAGAGAAGTGGTATCTTAAACTACAGACTGACATTTCTGAGCTGGAAAATAG GGACTTACTAGAGCAAGTTGCAGAATTTGAAAAGGCAGAGTTTGCAACTTCAAATAAGAAG CCCAATCCAGAACTGATTAAACCTAAACTTACTCCATTGCATGATGGAGCATCAGAATTGCTAAACAAG GAAATTGCAAGACTccaagaagaaaatgaaaaattgAAGAGTAGATTAAAGACAGTTGAAGTGCAG GCCACAGGTGCATTGGATGAAAAATCAAAGTTGGAAAAGGCTCTGCGAGATCTACAGATCGTTCAAGGTGACCAAAAG TTTGATAAAATTCAGGATATTAGCGAACTAGAAAATACTGTGGCTTCTTTGAAATGTCAGTTTGAAAAGACTTTGCATGATACAACTGCAAGCCAGAAAACCTTGGAAGAGAATTTGGTGTCAACAAAACATGACCTCCTTAGAGTTCAGGACCAGTTAGCTATGGCTGAAAAG GAATTGGAAAAGAAGTTCCAGCAAACAGCTGCCTACCGCAACATGAAGGAGATTTTGACCAAAAAGAATGAACAGATAAAAGAGCTACGAAAGAAGCTTTCAAA ATATGAACCAGATGATTAG